From the genome of Triticum aestivum cultivar Chinese Spring chromosome 3B, IWGSC CS RefSeq v2.1, whole genome shotgun sequence, one region includes:
- the LOC123072944 gene encoding sulfated surface glycoprotein 185: protein MSIADFYLPVKYPSRHPTPPSFSLTAAAPTPPSISPTAAAPTPPPSSPTAAAPPGRRPRPRRPHHPAVDLIPGRRLPPHPSDPKAEVVPVYLPCVCAYIVGKREEGLPQLLLRLLPSHVPIAGRLATSLTLPLSMVHRGTISGGRRHRISCRMVFPCSIALLSGDNESGTDE from the exons ATGTCGATAGCTGATTTTTACTTACCTGTGAAAT ACCCCAGCCGCCACCCCACCCCGCCGTCGTTCTCGCTCacagccgccgcccccaccccgccGTCGATCTCGCCCACGGCGGCCgcccccaccccgccgccgtcctcgcccACGGCGGCCGCCCCACCCGGCCGCCGACCTCGCCCACGTCGGCCGCACCACCCCGCCGTTGACCTCATCCCCGGCCGACGCCTTCCTCCACATCCTTCTGACCCCAAGGCTGAGGTCGTTCCCGTCTATCTCCCCTGTGTGTGCGCGTACATCGTCGGCAAGCGTGAGGAGGGGTTGCCGCAGTTGCTTCTTCGCCTTCTCCCATCTCACGTCCCCATCGCCGGACGCCTCGCCACGTCTCTCACCTTGCCCCTCTCCATG GTGCATCGCGGAACTATTTCTGGAGGCCGTCGCCACCGCATTAGTTGCCGGATGGTCTTCCCCTGCTCCATT GCGCTGCTTTCAGGAGACAATGAGTCCGGAACAGATGAGTGA